One genomic segment of Aliarcobacter cibarius includes these proteins:
- a CDS encoding HesA/MoeB/ThiF family protein, with protein sequence MINFNEYFNRQINLWGEDTQKSLQNKKVAIIGSGGLGSSLGFALGASGIGEFTLVDFDTVSVSNIHRQIAFKVSDEGKHKSIVLKELIESRCPFTKATAYVESFDEFSKRDLKFDLVIDATDNLPTRAAINSWCQKNNQIWLYGSVEEFHGQVCLFEKSSYEAVFQITNRKPNGIACPIVMNIGSLQANIAIRFLAGLEVQKDILHYLYFDKNGNLGIKKFNLPK encoded by the coding sequence ATGATAAATTTTAATGAATATTTTAATAGACAAATAAATCTTTGGGGAGAAGATACTCAAAAATCTCTTCAAAATAAAAAAGTTGCAATTATTGGAAGTGGTGGATTAGGAAGTAGCTTGGGATTTGCACTAGGAGCTAGTGGTATTGGAGAATTTACGCTAGTTGACTTTGATACGGTAAGTGTTAGTAATATTCATAGACAAATAGCTTTTAAAGTCTCTGATGAGGGAAAACATAAATCAATTGTTTTAAAAGAATTGATTGAAAGTAGATGTCCTTTTACAAAAGCAACTGCTTATGTTGAGAGTTTTGATGAATTTTCTAAAAGAGATTTAAAATTTGATTTAGTAATCGATGCAACAGATAATCTTCCTACAAGAGCTGCAATAAATTCATGGTGTCAAAAAAATAATCAAATTTGGCTTTATGGAAGTGTTGAAGAGTTTCATGGACAAGTTTGTTTATTTGAAAAATCAAGTTATGAAGCTGTTTTTCAAATAACAAATAGAAAACCAAATGGTATTGCTTGTCCAATTGTTATGAATATAGGATCTCTTCAAGCAAATATTGCGATTAGATTTTTAGCAGGACTGGAAGTTCAAAAAGATATATTGCATTATTTATATTTTGATAAAAATGGAAATTTAGGAATTAAAAAATTTAATTTACCAAAATAG
- the xseB gene encoding exodeoxyribonuclease VII small subunit, protein MEKNNEETLNFEEKIVKAKEILEKLTKNDITLSDSLKLYNEGLKELEVAQKLLEEAKLVFTTQNKS, encoded by the coding sequence ATGGAAAAAAATAATGAAGAAACTTTAAATTTTGAAGAAAAAATAGTAAAAGCAAAAGAAATTTTAGAAAAGCTTACAAAAAATGATATTACTTTAAGTGATTCTCTAAAATTATATAATGAAGGTCTAAAAGAACTAGAAGTTGCTCAAAAATTACTAGAAGAAGCAAAATTAGTTTTTACTACACAAAATAAGAGCTAA
- the metX gene encoding homoserine O-acetyltransferase MetX, protein MKIETKIEKFNEPLYLESGRLLEEFEIVYETYGTLNEDKSNVIIICHALSGSHHAAGRYEKEAKAGWWDKFIGDGKTIDTNKYFVICSNNIGSSYGSTSPLSINPSTKKEYRLKFPVLTISDIVNAQMKLYKKLGINNAVAVIGGSMGGMQTLCYAIEHPTFAKHYIAMACTAYTRPWVIALNKIGIEAIRHDKAFKNGEYDKEDLRANGLVGLAIGRMAGLIAYLSPDLFNRKFSRDYVETDGLYELFGRFEIEKYLEHNSYSFPKFFDPLSYLYICKTINIFDAGRNKDSLEESFTKIEGKLHLIAFKDDMLFFPEEMEQIKDIMIKIGKKEQVTFKLVDSSSGHDSFLVEVEKFEEHVKNVLKD, encoded by the coding sequence TTGAAAATAGAGACAAAAATAGAGAAATTTAATGAACCGTTATATCTTGAGAGTGGAAGATTACTTGAAGAGTTTGAAATAGTTTACGAGACTTATGGAACACTAAATGAAGATAAATCAAATGTAATTATTATTTGTCATGCTTTATCAGGTAGTCATCATGCTGCAGGAAGATATGAAAAAGAAGCAAAAGCAGGTTGGTGGGATAAATTTATAGGAGATGGAAAAACTATTGATACAAATAAATATTTTGTTATTTGTTCAAATAACATAGGAAGTTCTTATGGTTCGACATCTCCTTTAAGTATTAATCCATCAACAAAAAAAGAGTATAGATTGAAATTTCCTGTTTTAACAATCTCAGATATAGTTAATGCACAAATGAAACTTTATAAAAAACTAGGAATAAATAATGCAGTTGCAGTAATTGGTGGAAGTATGGGAGGAATGCAAACTTTGTGTTATGCAATAGAACATCCAACTTTTGCAAAACACTACATTGCAATGGCATGTACAGCATATACAAGACCTTGGGTAATAGCTTTAAATAAGATAGGAATAGAAGCAATTAGACATGATAAAGCATTTAAAAATGGTGAGTATGATAAAGAAGATTTAAGAGCAAATGGTCTTGTAGGATTAGCTATTGGTAGAATGGCTGGATTGATTGCTTATTTAAGTCCAGATTTATTTAATAGAAAATTTTCAAGAGATTATGTTGAAACAGATGGGCTTTATGAGCTATTTGGTAGATTTGAAATAGAAAAATATTTAGAACATAATTCTTATAGTTTTCCAAAATTTTTTGATCCATTATCATATTTATATATATGTAAAACAATTAATATTTTTGATGCAGGAAGAAATAAAGATAGCCTAGAAGAATCTTTTACGAAAATTGAAGGAAAACTTCATTTAATTGCTTTTAAAGACGATATGTTGTTTTTCCCTGAAGAGATGGAACAGATTAAAGATATCATGATAAAAATTGGTAAAAAGGAACAAGTTACATTCAAACTTGTAGATAGTTCTAGTGGGCATGACTCTTTTTTAGTTGAAGTTGAAAAATTTGAAGAGCATGTAAAAAATGTATTAAAGGATTAA
- a CDS encoding YeeE/YedE family protein, with protein MFELETYSLVNILGLALGIIFGFIAQKNQFCFSGSIKDFLQIKSTKRAASVIMAMIVAVISTQIISNYFEIDLTQSAYFKKDINYFAIIVGGALFGAGMMIADGCSSRSIVKFAQGDSNALITLIFIAIFAYATTKGVLFEIINPFINNPTLIEISKTIDNFQLNIYVVLAVLFVLLYTFTKKVKRVFSLYDGVIVGLLIGAAWFVTGYIGSESMEKEIQVQAISFVYPSAKTLELFTYYQVNEFSFGVCLVIGALVGTFVSTLFNKKYSFGCTANKNINKVKYNMIGGAMMGVGGIMAIGCTVGQGLSGFSTLVFSSFLAIISIFVSGYFTGKYLLKKDKLAMCFIFEWEDENKKKSKQIDFQI; from the coding sequence ATGTTTGAATTAGAAACTTATAGTTTAGTAAATATTTTAGGTTTAGCCTTAGGTATAATTTTTGGATTTATTGCTCAAAAAAACCAGTTTTGTTTTAGTGGAAGTATAAAAGATTTTTTACAAATAAAATCTACAAAAAGAGCAGCAAGTGTAATTATGGCAATGATTGTTGCAGTAATTTCTACACAAATTATTTCAAATTATTTTGAAATTGATTTAACACAAAGTGCTTATTTCAAAAAAGATATTAACTATTTTGCAATTATAGTTGGTGGAGCTTTATTTGGTGCAGGGATGATGATTGCTGATGGTTGTAGTAGTAGAAGCATAGTAAAATTTGCCCAAGGTGATTCAAATGCTTTAATTACATTAATTTTTATAGCAATTTTTGCATATGCTACAACAAAAGGAGTATTATTTGAGATTATAAATCCATTTATAAATAATCCTACATTAATAGAAATATCTAAAACTATAGATAATTTTCAACTAAACATTTATGTAGTATTGGCTGTATTATTTGTACTTTTATATACATTTACAAAAAAAGTAAAAAGAGTATTTAGCTTATATGATGGAGTAATAGTAGGTCTATTAATAGGTGCTGCTTGGTTTGTTACTGGTTACATTGGTTCTGAAAGTATGGAAAAAGAGATACAAGTTCAAGCTATAAGCTTTGTATATCCTAGTGCAAAAACACTTGAACTTTTTACATATTATCAAGTAAATGAGTTTAGTTTTGGTGTTTGTTTGGTTATTGGTGCACTTGTTGGAACTTTTGTTTCGACTTTATTTAATAAAAAATATAGTTTTGGTTGTACAGCAAACAAAAATATTAATAAAGTAAAATATAATATGATTGGTGGAGCAATGATGGGTGTTGGTGGAATTATGGCTATAGGATGTACTGTTGGACAAGGGCTAAGCGGCTTTTCTACTTTGGTATTTAGTTCATTTTTAGCAATAATATCTATTTTTGTATCTGGTTATTTTACTGGTAAATACTTACTTAAAAAAGATAAACTAGCTATGTGTTTCATTTTTGAATGGGAAGATGAAAACAAGAAAAAATCTAAACAGATAGATTTCCAAATATAA
- the ftsZ gene encoding cell division protein FtsZ, producing MENSNLFGTAEIKVTEQMPTRVLSNNQPKIAVIGVGGGGCNMVNHMIEEGSHKIDLIVANTDLQSLHSSKAPKKIELGPKLTKGFGAGMNPEVGRDAAIESYEEIKSVLEGTEIVFVASGLGGGTGTGAAAIIAKAAKDVGALTVSVVTKPFAWEGKKRAGLANLGLEELKKVSDSLIVIPNEKLNEIVDVGLTFKNSFKIVDNVLYQAVIGMSEVILNPGHSDINTDFADVKTIMKHKGIALMGIGKGKGENSVQDALDNAINSPLLDKVPLEGAKGILIHFSMSPNITLFAISSVMSTIHDKLDQNADIIFGTTTDKTLENDEIKVTIIATGFDSKNEDRDQVENTDETEQKSVPIDSENYLDTPPLMRDYKIQYALK from the coding sequence ATGGAAAATAGCAACTTATTTGGAACAGCTGAAATAAAAGTAACAGAACAGATGCCAACAAGAGTTTTATCAAATAACCAACCAAAAATTGCAGTTATTGGAGTTGGTGGAGGTGGTTGTAATATGGTAAACCACATGATAGAAGAAGGTTCTCATAAAATTGATTTAATTGTCGCAAATACAGATCTTCAATCACTTCATTCTTCAAAAGCACCTAAAAAAATTGAACTAGGACCAAAACTTACAAAAGGTTTTGGAGCAGGTATGAATCCTGAAGTTGGAAGAGATGCTGCAATAGAGAGTTATGAAGAGATTAAATCTGTTTTAGAAGGAACAGAGATAGTTTTTGTAGCTTCTGGACTTGGTGGAGGAACTGGAACAGGTGCTGCTGCAATTATTGCAAAAGCAGCAAAAGATGTTGGTGCACTTACAGTTTCTGTAGTTACTAAACCATTTGCTTGGGAAGGTAAAAAAAGAGCGGGTTTAGCTAATTTAGGATTAGAAGAATTAAAAAAAGTTAGTGACTCTTTAATAGTAATTCCAAATGAAAAGTTAAATGAAATTGTTGATGTTGGATTAACTTTCAAAAATTCATTTAAAATAGTTGATAATGTTCTATATCAAGCAGTAATTGGAATGAGTGAAGTTATCTTAAATCCAGGACATTCTGATATTAATACTGACTTTGCTGATGTTAAAACAATTATGAAGCATAAAGGTATTGCTCTAATGGGTATTGGAAAAGGAAAAGGGGAAAATTCAGTTCAAGATGCACTTGATAATGCAATAAACTCTCCACTTTTAGATAAGGTTCCATTAGAAGGAGCAAAAGGGATTTTAATACATTTTAGTATGAGTCCAAATATAACACTTTTTGCAATATCAAGTGTTATGAGTACAATTCATGATAAATTAGATCAAAATGCTGATATTATTTTTGGAACGACAACTGATAAAACTTTAGAAAATGATGAAATTAAAGTTACTATTATAGCAACTGGATTTGATTCAAAAAATGAAGATAGAGATCAAGTTGAAAATACTGATGAGACTGAACAAAAATCTGTTCCAATTGATAGTGAAAACTATTTAGACACTCCACCTCTTATGAGAGACTATAAAATTCAATACGCTTTAAAATAA